Within the Thermosynechococcaceae cyanobacterium Okahandja genome, the region CCGAGGCTCTCAACCGCTGTCGTTGTCTCAGCCCCAAATCCACATATCCCCAATTTTGCGACCATTTGGGGGATGAGGCCGAAACATGGCCCCCGGCCCCCATGAGTTAGAGATACTTCGCCAACAGCAACTGTAGCTTTTCCTTAGTGGCGGCAGGCACCTTGTCAAGGGGCGTTAAGATGGCATTCTTGAGGGCACGATGGGCTTTTGACGCGGGGGGATTTGCCGCCAGCCGTTGCACCGTCTCACAAATAATAGCCTGGGCATTTTTAACATTGCGGTGCAGATTATTAATAATCATTTCCACCGTCACCGAGTCGTGCTCTGGGTGCCAGCAATCGTAGTCCGTCACCAAAGCGAGGGTGGCATAGGCAATTTCCGCCTCCCGTGCCAGCTTCGCCTCCGGCAGGTTGGTCATGCCGATCACCGTACCTCCCCAAGAGCGATAAAGATTCGACTCCGCCAACGTTGAAAAGGCAGGGCCTTCCATACACACATAGGTTCCCTGCGGGTGCAGCGTCACCTCCGGTAAGTTCAAATCGCGAATGACCGCGGCGAGCACCGCCGCCAGTGCGGGACAAATGGGTTCCGCAAAGCCAATATGAGCGACAATTCCCTCACCAAAAAATGTGGACACACGATTGCGGGTACGGTCAATAAACTGATCGGGCACCACCATATCAAGGGGCTTCACCTCCTCTTGGAGAGAGCCAACGGCTGAGGCCGAGAGCAAGTACTCCACCCCAAGGGACTTAAAGCCATAGATATTGGCGCGAAAGGGAATTTCAGTGGGCAACAGGTGGTGATCTCGACCATGGCGCGCAAGGAAGGCCACCGGCACATCCCCAATTTGGCCACAAATATAGGCATCCGACGGATCGCCAAACGGGGTACTGAGGCGCACCTCCGCCACGTTCGTGAGTGCCTCCATCTTGTACAGGCCACTGCCGCCAATAATGCCAATTTTGGGAGAAGGGGACATGGATGTTCCTTAAACCGTAACGGGCATTAGCTTAGCACGCCGTGTCGGCTGCTGCATCGCTAAAGACCAAGGTCTGATTTTGCCGCTTGGGCAGCTTCTAATAGGCGGGGGGTGGCTAGTTCTTGCCAAGCGGTATCGGCGATTTCAGCATAGAAGGTGTCATCGTAGCTGCGGGTTTGAATCACCACGGGCATGGGCACCGCATGACCCAACACCAGCGCCTGTTGCTTAGAGTCGAGCTTGGCTAGGACAGAGCGCAGTTGGTGTGACCCCGCTACACCGGTGAAAATGGCTTCAATGTCCTTTTCGTCGTTCAGTAGCGCTGTAATGCGGGTGCCAATCTGGGACATGATTTCGCTGTCAATGCCGGAGGGGCGTTGATCCACCACCAGCAGCGTCACAAAGTACTTGCGCATTTCGCGGGCAATGGTGCCGAAAATGGTTTGCTTCACGGTGGCCGGGTCTAAAAAGCGATGGGCTTCTTCGATGGTGATGACGAGGGGATGGGGGCGATCGCCCGGGTTTTTGGTTTGTAAGAAGACCTCTGACTGTTGGACATAAGCGTGGTGAATCCGCCGCGCAATGATGTTAGTGGCCAACATATAGGAGAGCATATTGGCTTGGGAGCCAAACTCAATCACCACGTGCTGTCCGGCGGCAAGGGTGGCCAGTATTTGGTCAATATAGTTCTGGGCACTGATGTTGCGCAGGTATTTAAGTTGTTCGAGCCGGGTGAGCTTGCGCTGCAGCGCCATAATCGAGGCTTTACTGCCCATCTTCGTTTCGCAAAAGGTTTGAATGTCTTGGTTGGTCATCGTCAGCAGGTGGCTAATCCAGCGGCTGCCAAATTCGTTGCGCAGGATAATGGCATTTTCAAGGCTGGCATCTGAAAGATTAAGTTCTGACTGCACAAGGGCGAGGTCTTCCACCTCAATTTGGTCAAAGCCAATGTATAGTTCTTGGGCATCCCGCACCCCGCGCCGCCGGGTGGACTCGGGGTCTAGGGTGTAAATCTTGACACTGTGGGGAAACAGTTGCCGCAGTCCCTTGACGGTGCTGAGTTGTTTGCCTTCGCGGGTGGCTTCCCAGCCGTACTCGGAGTGCATATCAAAAATCAGGTTGACCGCTGCCCGCTTGCGGATAATGCCGGCCAACAGCAGCCGCGTTAAAAAGGATTTCCCCGTGCCCGACTTGCCAAAAATGCCGTTGCTGCGCTCGACAAGGCGATCTAAATCTAAACAAATGGGCACCGGCATCTCGAGGGGGTAGCCAATCGTAAAGTTGCGCCGCTGCGGATCCGCTTCCCAGCCAAAGACCACCCGAAAATCCTGATCCGTGGCCTCATAGACCGGGCTAAAGTGGCTTGGAATGGTTTTTACCGGCAGGAGGTCGCTGCTCGCCTCGCTAATCATCAGCATGGGTGCCAAACTGAGGGTGGCAAACGTGCCCGTGCCCGCCAAAACATCCTGCAAAAAGGTGTCCTCTGGCGGATTCAGGAGAATGCGTGGGTTGGCAGTGTCGAGAACCACATCCGTCAGTAGGCAAAAAAAACAATTGTGGCGACCCTGCACCACTAAAAATTGCCCCACCCGCAAGTCTTCGACGGCGACCTCACCGCTGAGGCGAACCGCTAGCCCTTGGCTGAGAGAACCTTGAACAACAATACCCAGTTGCTTGCGTGTCATACCAATGTTGAAACTGTGCTCCCAATCGCAAAATGTTGCAAAGTATTACAAAATGTAACTGTGGTATTCAGGGGAGTTGCCCCCTCGAATCCTTGATAGGATAGCTGTTTAGGGACTTGAAGGCCAGATTTGTCAGCAGTTGCCCCCTTGACACGTACCAATTGGTCAGGATTCCTGATAAGTTCAAAGAAGTGCCACCTACTGGCTTCTTTATGGCTTAACGCCCATGTCGGACCTGCCGTTTTCCCTCGATCAATTACGGATTCTCAAGGCGATCGCCCTCGAAGGCAGCTTTAAGCGTGCAGCCGATAGCCTTTACGTTTCGCAGCCTGCCGTTAGTTTACAGGTACAGAACCTCGAGCGCCAACTAGATGTGCCCCTGTTTGATCGGGGTGGGCGGCGCGCCCAATTGACCGAGGCAGGCCAGTTGTTGCTGTCCTACGGCGATCAAATCCTGTCCTTGTGTCAAGAAGCCTGTCGCGCCATTGAAGATCTCCAGAACCTGCAAGGGGGCACCCTCATTATTGGTGCAAGCCAAACCACCGGCACGTATCTCATGCCGCGGATGATTGGCCTATTCCGCAGTAAGTATCCTGAGGTGGCGGTGCAACTCCATGTTCACTCTACCCGCCGCACCTGTTGGAGCTTAGTCAACGGTCAGATTGACTTGGCCATTATTGGCGGTGAAGTGCCCTCGGAACTGAGCGAACAAATTACCGTCACCCCCTACGCTGAGGATGAACTGGCCTTGGTGTTGCCCGTCGAGCATCCCCTTGCCGATACGGAGCCGCTCTCGAAAGAAGATCTCTACAAGCTGAATTTTATTACCCTTGATGCCCAATCCACGATTCGCAAAGTGATTGACCAGGTGCTACAGCGGGCCAATATTGATCCGCGTCGCCTGAAAGTAGAAATGGAACTCAACTCCATTGAAGCCATTAAAAACGCGGTGCAGTCGGGCTTGGGGGCGGCCTTTGTCTCGGTGTCTGCCATTGATAAGGAACTGCAACTGGGCAGTTTACGGCGGGTCAAA harbors:
- a CDS encoding S-methyl-5'-thioadenosine phosphorylase, whose product is MSPSPKIGIIGGSGLYKMEALTNVAEVRLSTPFGDPSDAYICGQIGDVPVAFLARHGRDHHLLPTEIPFRANIYGFKSLGVEYLLSASAVGSLQEEVKPLDMVVPDQFIDRTRNRVSTFFGEGIVAHIGFAEPICPALAAVLAAVIRDLNLPEVTLHPQGTYVCMEGPAFSTLAESNLYRSWGGTVIGMTNLPEAKLAREAEIAYATLALVTDYDCWHPEHDSVTVEMIINNLHRNVKNAQAIICETVQRLAANPPASKAHRALKNAILTPLDKVPAATKEKLQLLLAKYL
- a CDS encoding DUF87 domain-containing protein, producing MTRKQLGIVVQGSLSQGLAVRLSGEVAVEDLRVGQFLVVQGRHNCFFCLLTDVVLDTANPRILLNPPEDTFLQDVLAGTGTFATLSLAPMLMISEASSDLLPVKTIPSHFSPVYEATDQDFRVVFGWEADPQRRNFTIGYPLEMPVPICLDLDRLVERSNGIFGKSGTGKSFLTRLLLAGIIRKRAAVNLIFDMHSEYGWEATREGKQLSTVKGLRQLFPHSVKIYTLDPESTRRRGVRDAQELYIGFDQIEVEDLALVQSELNLSDASLENAIILRNEFGSRWISHLLTMTNQDIQTFCETKMGSKASIMALQRKLTRLEQLKYLRNISAQNYIDQILATLAAGQHVVIEFGSQANMLSYMLATNIIARRIHHAYVQQSEVFLQTKNPGDRPHPLVITIEEAHRFLDPATVKQTIFGTIAREMRKYFVTLLVVDQRPSGIDSEIMSQIGTRITALLNDEKDIEAIFTGVAGSHQLRSVLAKLDSKQQALVLGHAVPMPVVIQTRSYDDTFYAEIADTAWQELATPRLLEAAQAAKSDLGL
- a CDS encoding LysR family transcriptional regulator, whose product is MSDLPFSLDQLRILKAIALEGSFKRAADSLYVSQPAVSLQVQNLERQLDVPLFDRGGRRAQLTEAGQLLLSYGDQILSLCQEACRAIEDLQNLQGGTLIIGASQTTGTYLMPRMIGLFRSKYPEVAVQLHVHSTRRTCWSLVNGQIDLAIIGGEVPSELSEQITVTPYAEDELALVLPVEHPLADTEPLSKEDLYKLNFITLDAQSTIRKVIDQVLQRANIDPRRLKVEMELNSIEAIKNAVQSGLGAAFVSVSAIDKELQLGSLRRVKIENVVVKRHLSLITNPNRYRSRAAEVFCREILTQFATFNLNSELETLKSPLSDSGKPLKELLAIAPNEVSDTSEPLP